The proteins below are encoded in one region of Candidatus Brocadiaceae bacterium:
- the rpsD gene encoding 30S ribosomal protein S4 produces the protein MARYVGPQCRLCRREGEKLFLKGTRCDTAKCAVTKRKFPPGRANWSRSKLSKYGIQFREKQKAKRFYGILDSQFKIYYKKAERQKGNTGENLLVQLERRLDNVVHLLSFANSRKSARQLILHGHIAVNNKKVNIASYQVKIGDCIKAKNSERSMNIIKANNEVARTGSTPAWLELKVDAMEGMVTQLPTREEISASVQEQLIVELCSK, from the coding sequence ATGGCTAGATACGTTGGCCCACAATGCAGGTTGTGTCGAAGAGAAGGAGAAAAGTTATTTTTAAAAGGAACTAGATGCGATACCGCAAAGTGCGCTGTTACAAAAAGAAAATTTCCTCCTGGTAGAGCTAACTGGAGTAGGAGTAAATTGTCTAAATACGGGATTCAGTTCAGGGAAAAGCAAAAGGCGAAACGTTTTTATGGAATCTTGGATAGTCAATTTAAAATATATTATAAAAAAGCAGAGAGACAAAAAGGAAATACCGGAGAGAATCTTTTAGTACAGTTAGAGAGAAGATTAGATAATGTTGTACACTTACTTTCTTTTGCTAACTCAAGAAAAAGCGCTAGGCAACTCATCCTTCATGGTCATATTGCAGTAAATAATAAAAAGGTAAATATTGCTTCTTATCAGGTAAAAATCGGTGACTGTATAAAAGCAAAAAATAGTGAGCGAAGCATGAATATAATAAAAGCCAATAATGAGGTCGCGAGAACTGGTTCTACGCCTGCATGGTTGGAACTTAAGGTGGATGCGATGGAAGGAATGGTAACTCAGCTCCCCACAAGGGAGGAAATTTCTGCGTCTGTTCAAGAGCAATTAATTGTAGAGCTTTGTTCAAAGTAA
- the rpsK gene encoding 30S ribosomal protein S11, with protein sequence MAKTGKKKIRRNIVRAIANIKATFNNTYITISDINGETVCWASAGTVGFKGSRKSTPFAAQKAAASAAEKAQKIGVTEIEIRVKGPGPGRESAITALQAAGLSVKMIEDVTPLPHNGCRPRKKRRV encoded by the coding sequence ATGGCAAAGACTGGAAAGAAAAAGATAAGACGAAACATTGTACGGGCCATTGCAAATATCAAGGCCACATTTAATAATACTTATATAACAATATCAGATATAAACGGAGAAACAGTATGCTGGGCCAGCGCTGGTACCGTAGGTTTTAAAGGATCACGGAAGAGCACGCCATTTGCTGCGCAAAAAGCGGCTGCAAGTGCTGCTGAAAAAGCACAAAAGATAGGGGTTACAGAAATTGAAATTCGTGTTAAGGGACCTGGTCCAGGAAGGGAATCTGCTATTACTGCGCTCCAAGCTGCCGGATTGAGTGTAAAAATGATAGAAGATGTTACCCCGTTGCCTCATAATGGCTGCCGGCCTAGAAAAAAACGCAGAGTATAG
- a CDS encoding SAM-dependent methyltransferase, with protein MKEKEEIEELLNGNNDLMGALSFNKENSRDGREFKKFNEVVGFSSQVLQVLENTFHKKNEIVFLDCSCGKSYLSFALNYILSKVSLLNTFFYGVDINQALIEKCEKIRVLLGYDNMYFEKNRIIDVQPGKPIDIVIALHACDVATDEAIAKGLKLQAEYIIVVPCCENAIRNRLRTGHPLVDLTDFGLLRYRFANVLTEALRAQFLEGAGYHVKLTEITSPRFTPKNLMIIARKKKGNKVYSMDKFKNLDGMFNTEFVLKTYFNEYETN; from the coding sequence GTGAAAGAAAAGGAAGAGATAGAGGAATTATTGAACGGCAACAATGATTTAATGGGAGCTCTATCATTCAATAAAGAAAATTCGAGAGATGGAAGAGAATTCAAGAAATTTAACGAAGTGGTGGGATTTTCTTCACAGGTACTGCAGGTTCTAGAAAATACCTTTCATAAAAAAAATGAGATTGTATTTCTTGATTGTTCTTGTGGAAAATCATACTTATCCTTTGCCTTAAATTACATTTTATCGAAGGTATCTTTGTTGAATACGTTTTTTTACGGGGTAGATATTAATCAGGCGCTCATAGAAAAATGTGAAAAAATTAGGGTACTTCTTGGTTATGACAATATGTATTTTGAGAAAAACAGGATAATTGATGTTCAACCAGGAAAGCCTATAGATATAGTGATTGCGCTGCATGCATGTGATGTTGCTACTGATGAGGCTATTGCAAAAGGTTTAAAATTACAGGCAGAGTATATTATCGTAGTACCATGTTGTGAAAATGCAATTAGAAACCGCTTGAGAACTGGCCATCCATTAGTAGACTTAACCGACTTCGGTCTTTTGAGATACCGCTTTGCAAATGTGTTGACAGAGGCATTGAGAGCTCAGTTTCTTGAAGGAGCAGGATACCATGTAAAATTAACAGAGATCACATCTCCACGGTTTACACCAAAAAATCTAATGATTATTGCACGGAAGAAAAAAGGAAATAAGGTGTATAGTATGGACAAATTTAAAAATTTGGACGGGATGTTTAATACGGAATTTGTGTTAAAAACTTATTTTAATGAGTACGAAACCAACTAG
- the rpsM gene encoding 30S ribosomal protein S13 produces the protein MPRIAGTDIPGDKRIVVALTYFYGIGKVMSQRILKEVNIDENVRAKDLPEDQLSMLGAYIGKNYTVEGPLRRQELQNIMRMKNIGCYRGIRHKLGLPLRGQRTKTNARTRKGRKKTVAGKKSVKEMK, from the coding sequence ATGCCAAGAATTGCCGGTACGGACATTCCAGGTGATAAAAGAATAGTCGTTGCGCTCACGTATTTTTACGGAATAGGGAAAGTTATGTCTCAGAGAATATTAAAGGAAGTTAATATTGATGAGAATGTGCGTGCAAAAGACCTCCCTGAAGATCAATTAAGTATGTTGGGCGCTTATATTGGCAAAAACTACACCGTCGAAGGTCCTTTACGCAGACAAGAGTTACAGAACATTATGCGCATGAAGAACATAGGATGTTATCGGGGAATACGTCATAAGTTAGGTCTCCCCCTGAGGGGCCAGAGAACCAAAACGAATGCACGTACCAGAAAGGGTCGTAAAAAGACTGTGGCAGGCAAGAAAAGTGTGAAAGAGATGAAATAA
- the rpmJ gene encoding 50S ribosomal protein L36 translates to MKVRSSVKRICENCKVIRRKNIIRIICNNPRHKQKQG, encoded by the coding sequence ATGAAGGTACGTTCTTCTGTTAAGCGTATTTGTGAAAACTGTAAAGTTATAAGAAGGAAAAATATAATACGTATAATTTGTAATAATCCTCGTCATAAACAAAAACAGGGATAA
- the infA gene encoding translation initiation factor IF-1 has protein sequence MAKEEPIRVEATVKEALPNAMFRVELQNGHKVLAHVSGKMRMHFIKILPGDKVTVEMSPYDLDKGRIVYRQV, from the coding sequence ATGGCAAAAGAAGAACCAATTCGAGTTGAAGCAACGGTGAAAGAGGCACTTCCCAATGCGATGTTTAGAGTAGAGCTTCAGAATGGACATAAGGTATTGGCACACGTTTCTGGTAAAATGAGGATGCATTTTATTAAGATATTGCCTGGTGATAAAGTTACAGTTGAAATGTCTCCATATGACTTAGATAAAGGTAGGATTGTGTATAGGCAAGTCTAG
- the map gene encoding type I methionyl aminopeptidase → MIICKSAREIDLMRSAGKITAEALKLAKKIAKKDITTDYLNDELEKFIRAQGGIPIFNGYRGFPKSICTSINEEIVHGIPGKRKLKNGDILSIDVGVGYKKYAADAALTIPIGEITEEAQKLLDVCEQALGLAIGVIKANVKLSSISGAIQTHVEKNGFSVVRNYTGHGIGRCMHEEPQIPNYVSESLLRTDETLKPGVTLAIEPMICMGRCETVVSSNKWAVVTKDGKLSAHFEHTVVVTENGAEVLTR, encoded by the coding sequence TTGATTATTTGTAAATCAGCCCGGGAAATTGATTTAATGAGGTCCGCAGGGAAAATTACTGCTGAGGCGTTGAAGTTGGCGAAAAAAATCGCCAAGAAAGATATAACCACAGATTATTTGAATGACGAGCTCGAAAAATTTATTAGAGCTCAGGGTGGAATACCGATCTTTAATGGTTATAGAGGCTTTCCAAAAAGCATATGTACCTCGATAAATGAAGAAATTGTTCATGGTATTCCCGGGAAAAGAAAACTTAAAAATGGGGATATATTAAGCATTGATGTAGGGGTTGGATACAAAAAATATGCTGCAGATGCCGCGTTGACAATACCGATTGGTGAAATAACAGAAGAAGCGCAGAAACTTCTTGATGTATGTGAGCAGGCGCTTGGTTTGGCTATTGGCGTAATAAAAGCGAATGTAAAATTATCTTCAATTTCAGGTGCGATACAAACCCACGTCGAGAAAAATGGCTTTTCCGTAGTTAGAAATTACACGGGTCATGGGATAGGTAGGTGTATGCATGAGGAACCGCAAATCCCTAATTATGTTAGTGAATCTTTGTTGAGGACCGACGAAACTTTAAAGCCGGGCGTTACGCTTGCGATAGAACCCATGATTTGCATGGGACGTTGTGAAACTGTTGTGTCAAGTAATAAATGGGCAGTTGTCACAAAGGATGGAAAATTGTCTGCACATTTTGAACACACAGTTGTTGTCACTGAAAACGGCGCAGAAGTATTAACAAGGTAG
- a CDS encoding adenylate kinase yields MRIVFLGPPGAGKGTQAETISRERAIPHISSGNLLRDAVENRTETGLMAQNYIERGLLVPDQLVVTIIKDRILKNDCVAGFVLDGFPRTLSQAKVLDEMLNSLGGSLDLVFYFAASEELVVSRLSGRRVCRGCDTNYHVKNIPPLKDGICDKCGGKLEQRADDKPETVLKRLKVYNEQTRGLVEYYKKNDILREIHTDENVEAINKTILGILENLLNKSV; encoded by the coding sequence ATGAGGATTGTGTTTCTTGGGCCTCCTGGTGCAGGCAAGGGTACTCAGGCGGAAACTATTAGCCGGGAAAGAGCTATTCCTCATATTTCTTCAGGAAACTTACTGAGGGACGCTGTTGAAAATAGAACAGAAACGGGTTTAATGGCACAAAACTACATTGAAAGAGGATTGTTGGTGCCAGATCAGTTAGTTGTAACTATAATAAAAGACCGTATTTTAAAAAATGACTGTGTGGCAGGATTTGTTTTAGATGGTTTTCCAAGGACACTTTCTCAGGCAAAAGTACTTGATGAGATGCTAAATAGCCTTGGTGGTAGCTTAGATCTGGTTTTTTACTTTGCGGCATCTGAAGAACTGGTAGTAAGCAGGTTGTCCGGAAGGAGGGTTTGTCGCGGTTGCGATACAAACTATCATGTTAAAAACATTCCGCCTTTGAAAGATGGAATTTGTGACAAATGTGGAGGGAAGCTTGAGCAGAGAGCAGATGATAAACCTGAGACGGTTTTAAAACGGTTAAAGGTATATAATGAACAAACGCGGGGATTAGTAGAGTATTACAAGAAGAATGATATTTTAAGAGAAATTCACACGGATGAAAATGTTGAAGCTATCAATAAGACCATTTTGGGGATACTTGAAAATTTGTTGAATAAAAGTGTCTAG
- the secY gene encoding preprotein translocase subunit SecY codes for MIEQFGNIFRIPELRKKVLITLGLISLCRIGVYIPIPGIDTTVLKSYFNQFTQTGVGQLLGMVDMFAGGAMSSGAIFGLGVMPYISASIIFQLLVGVVPYLERLQKEGEVGRKKINQYTRLATVGLCLFQAFVMTRTLYTVEFNGSPVIPVHLQGFGFQVMAALLLTTGTMTLLWIGEQIEEYGIGSGISIVIMVGIIDRLPWAFAQIIQNFTFSVSPAEHQIGIVKLVVLLAMFLAIVGGVVYITQGQRRIPIQQAKHTRGRRVYGGQRHFLPLRVNQAGVMPIIFAQSLLIFPAAIMQGIQVRFEPGSVGYWITSRFSEVLQGGVIYVILYILLITFFCYFWTAIQFNPKEMSNNMKDYGSFIPGIRPGHRTAEYLEGIMGKITLAGAAFLALIAILPKLVASGFELNRAIAGFYGGTGLLIIVGVALDMVQRIESHMIMRQYSGFLSGGARIRGRMG; via the coding sequence ATGATTGAGCAATTTGGAAACATATTTCGAATTCCAGAGTTACGAAAAAAAGTTCTTATTACGCTTGGTTTGATTTCGTTATGCCGAATTGGTGTTTATATACCGATTCCAGGCATCGATACAACGGTATTAAAGTCGTACTTTAACCAATTTACGCAAACGGGTGTTGGGCAGTTACTCGGTATGGTAGATATGTTTGCTGGTGGGGCAATGTCTTCTGGCGCAATTTTTGGTTTAGGGGTAATGCCGTATATTAGCGCTTCTATCATTTTTCAGTTATTGGTAGGGGTGGTGCCTTATCTTGAAAGATTGCAAAAAGAAGGAGAAGTCGGCAGGAAAAAAATTAATCAATATACAAGACTTGCAACTGTAGGTCTTTGCCTTTTTCAAGCATTTGTGATGACCAGGACACTTTATACTGTTGAATTTAATGGAAGTCCTGTTATACCGGTACATTTGCAAGGATTTGGATTTCAGGTGATGGCCGCTCTTCTTTTAACTACAGGTACCATGACGCTGCTTTGGATCGGAGAACAGATAGAAGAGTATGGTATCGGAAGTGGTATATCGATCGTGATTATGGTGGGAATTATTGATCGCCTGCCTTGGGCCTTTGCGCAAATAATACAGAATTTCACTTTTTCTGTATCTCCGGCAGAACATCAGATTGGTATAGTAAAGCTGGTTGTTTTGCTCGCTATGTTTCTTGCGATTGTAGGAGGAGTTGTATACATCACACAGGGACAAAGGCGAATTCCCATTCAACAGGCGAAACATACACGAGGAAGAAGAGTATACGGAGGACAGAGACATTTTCTCCCGTTACGTGTTAATCAAGCGGGAGTTATGCCTATTATATTTGCTCAATCGTTGCTTATTTTTCCCGCTGCAATAATGCAGGGAATACAGGTGCGATTTGAACCAGGAAGCGTCGGTTACTGGATTACTTCTCGATTTTCTGAGGTATTACAAGGAGGAGTGATATACGTAATACTTTATATACTTCTCATAACATTTTTCTGTTATTTTTGGACAGCGATACAATTTAATCCGAAAGAAATGTCTAATAATATGAAGGATTACGGAAGCTTTATACCAGGGATAAGGCCGGGGCACAGAACGGCAGAGTATTTAGAAGGAATTATGGGTAAGATTACTTTGGCGGGAGCAGCCTTTCTCGCTTTAATTGCAATTCTTCCTAAGCTCGTTGCAAGTGGTTTTGAACTAAACAGGGCAATAGCAGGTTTTTACGGAGGCACAGGGCTGCTGATTATAGTTGGTGTTGCACTTGATATGGTCCAGAGAATCGAATCACATATGATAATGCGACAATATAGTGGTTTTTTGAGCGGTGGAGCTAGAATAAGAGGACGAATGGGATGA
- the rplO gene encoding 50S ribosomal protein L15, translating into MNLSDIKATTIQRKRRKRVGRGRGSGTGKTSGKGFKGASSRSGYQMKRLFEGGQTPLYRRLPKRGFNNIFKKKYNIINIKDIANLENGTVVDLKKLKDIGLVKKELDGIKILGEGEIANSIIVNAHKFSKAAMQKIKTAGGEVKVLS; encoded by the coding sequence ATGAATCTTTCAGATATAAAAGCAACTACAATCCAGAGAAAACGGAGAAAAAGGGTTGGACGTGGAAGGGGGTCTGGTACTGGAAAAACTTCAGGAAAAGGATTCAAGGGCGCTTCTTCGCGGTCAGGTTACCAGATGAAGAGGTTGTTTGAAGGTGGACAAACTCCACTCTATCGGCGTTTGCCCAAACGTGGCTTCAATAATATATTTAAGAAAAAGTACAATATTATTAATATAAAAGATATTGCCAACTTGGAAAACGGTACGGTGGTAGATTTAAAAAAATTAAAGGATATAGGTCTTGTAAAAAAAGAGCTCGATGGCATAAAAATACTGGGTGAAGGTGAGATTGCAAATTCGATAATAGTAAATGCGCATAAGTTTAGCAAGGCTGCGATGCAAAAAATAAAAACCGCAGGGGGCGAAGTAAAGGTGCTTTCATGA
- the rpsE gene encoding 30S ribosomal protein S5, which translates to MGRLEEPVNLDETVVAINRCTAVTKGGKSMSFSALVVVGDKEGKVGIGFGKAREVPNAVNKAVKEAKKSLVKIPLTGDTIPHVVWGRYKAANVFLKPALPGTGIKAGAPVRAVLESAGIRNVLTKCYGRRNPLNVVKATLIGLKALRTKEEVEESRGVKIE; encoded by the coding sequence TTGGGACGTTTAGAAGAACCGGTGAACTTGGATGAAACAGTAGTTGCTATAAATCGCTGCACCGCCGTTACTAAGGGTGGAAAATCGATGAGTTTTAGCGCGCTTGTGGTGGTTGGTGACAAAGAGGGAAAGGTAGGTATTGGTTTTGGAAAAGCCCGTGAGGTTCCTAACGCTGTAAATAAAGCCGTTAAGGAAGCGAAGAAGAGTTTGGTTAAAATTCCTTTAACAGGGGATACGATTCCTCATGTAGTATGGGGAAGGTATAAGGCTGCAAATGTTTTTTTGAAGCCTGCCTTGCCGGGGACTGGTATAAAAGCAGGCGCGCCGGTACGTGCAGTGTTGGAATCAGCAGGTATTAGGAATGTTTTGACAAAGTGTTATGGAAGAAGAAATCCGCTTAATGTGGTGAAAGCAACGTTAATTGGATTGAAGGCTTTAAGGACAAAAGAAGAGGTTGAAGAATCAAGAGGGGTGAAGATAGAATGA
- the rplR gene encoding 50S ribosomal protein L18, with product MDHIKEKLRKKIRRHKRIRKKVFGTSERPRLSVYRSLKHIYCQIIDDVEGKTLVAVSTRSKDIFSQIKYGGNISAAEMIGQKIAEEAIKKGITKVVFDKGGNKFHGRVKALAESARKHNLNF from the coding sequence ATGGATCATATAAAAGAAAAATTACGTAAAAAAATTAGACGACATAAACGGATTAGAAAAAAAGTATTCGGAACAAGCGAAAGGCCGCGGTTGAGTGTCTACAGAAGTTTGAAACATATTTACTGCCAAATCATAGATGATGTTGAAGGGAAAACTCTTGTAGCAGTTTCAACACGCTCAAAAGATATTTTTTCGCAGATAAAATATGGTGGAAATATAAGTGCTGCTGAAATGATCGGCCAAAAAATTGCGGAAGAAGCCATAAAAAAGGGAATAACAAAGGTTGTCTTTGATAAGGGCGGGAACAAATTCCATGGAAGGGTGAAGGCGCTGGCCGAAAGTGCTAGAAAGCATAATTTGAATTTTTGA
- the rplF gene encoding 50S ribosomal protein L6, with product MSRIGKQPVDVPSDVKVTVSGSTITVEGPKGKLSRTVNPGILVKYEQQEKKILVTRKSDAKYYKSLHGLFRSLISNMITGVTKGFSRDLEIVGLGYNAKLQGRDLVLSLGFSHPVRMVIPGEIDIKITNPSNPAKLTVSGIDKQLVGQISAKIRDKKPPEPYKGMGIKYADEVIRRKAGKALSSGG from the coding sequence ATGTCACGAATAGGAAAGCAGCCTGTTGATGTTCCGAGCGATGTTAAAGTAACGGTTTCCGGTAGTACGATTACGGTAGAGGGACCAAAAGGAAAACTGAGTCGCACAGTAAATCCAGGCATACTCGTAAAGTATGAACAGCAGGAAAAGAAAATATTAGTCACGAGAAAATCCGACGCAAAATATTATAAATCATTGCATGGGTTATTTCGTTCGCTTATTTCGAATATGATAACGGGTGTGACGAAAGGTTTTTCCAGAGATTTAGAAATTGTGGGTCTCGGATACAATGCTAAACTTCAAGGAAGAGATCTTGTTTTGTCACTAGGATTTTCTCATCCTGTACGTATGGTGATTCCTGGTGAAATTGATATTAAAATTACGAATCCGTCTAACCCCGCGAAACTCACTGTTTCCGGTATTGACAAGCAGTTGGTTGGACAAATTTCCGCGAAAATTAGGGATAAGAAACCCCCGGAACCTTACAAGGGAATGGGAATTAAATATGCAGACGAGGTTATTAGAAGAAAAGCGGGTAAAGCGTTAAGTTCAGGTGGATAA
- the rpsH gene encoding 30S ribosomal protein S8: MCMTDPISDMLTRIRNANMIRRESVDIPFSKIKWAILHVAKENGFINEIKEIFSEGNKKLIRVYLKYGPLKQQIITNIERKSKSSRRMYKKAEEVEKIFGGIGTAIYSTSKGIISDGECRRLKIGGELLCVIS; encoded by the coding sequence ATGTGTATGACAGATCCAATTTCAGATATGCTGACCCGCATTAGAAATGCAAATATGATAAGAAGGGAAAGTGTAGATATACCCTTTTCTAAAATTAAATGGGCAATATTGCATGTGGCGAAAGAAAACGGCTTTATTAATGAAATAAAGGAAATATTTTCTGAAGGAAATAAGAAACTAATTAGGGTTTATTTGAAATATGGTCCTTTGAAACAGCAAATTATCACCAACATAGAAAGAAAAAGTAAATCAAGCAGGAGAATGTATAAAAAAGCGGAAGAGGTAGAGAAAATATTTGGTGGTATCGGTACCGCAATTTACTCTACATCAAAAGGAATCATCAGTGATGGGGAGTGTAGAAGATTGAAGATTGGTGGGGAGCTATTGTGTGTAATTTCTTAA
- a CDS encoding type Z 30S ribosomal protein S14 has protein sequence MAKKSWIEKSLKEPKYKTRRYNRCKLCGRRRAYYRKFQICRICFRSLALKGEIPGVKKASW, from the coding sequence ATGGCAAAGAAAAGTTGGATCGAAAAATCTTTAAAAGAACCAAAATATAAAACAAGGAGATACAATCGATGTAAGCTATGCGGGCGGAGAAGGGCTTATTATCGAAAATTTCAGATTTGTAGAATTTGTTTTAGAAGCTTGGCGTTAAAAGGTGAGATTCCAGGCGTGAAGAAAGCAAGTTGGTAG
- the rplE gene encoding 50S ribosomal protein L5: MARLLEKYQQEIVPKLVEKYRYKNKLSVPVLKKVVLNMGVGKALDNKNAIEEAQKILSVITGQKATVTTAKKAIAGFKLRQGQAIGCKVTLRGRKMFEFSDRLISIVLPRIKDFRGLSPKSFDGRGNYTLGITEQTVFPEIDLDRVEFIQGMDITFVITGNSDEQSRDFLKFLGMPLRSE, encoded by the coding sequence ATGGCAAGATTATTGGAAAAGTACCAGCAGGAAATAGTACCGAAGCTCGTAGAAAAGTATAGGTATAAAAATAAGTTGTCAGTTCCAGTGCTCAAAAAAGTTGTTTTAAATATGGGAGTTGGAAAGGCTCTGGATAATAAAAATGCAATAGAAGAAGCACAAAAAATATTATCTGTAATAACTGGGCAAAAGGCAACAGTTACAACGGCGAAAAAGGCTATAGCAGGTTTTAAACTGCGACAAGGACAGGCTATCGGGTGTAAGGTAACTTTGCGCGGAAGGAAGATGTTTGAGTTTTCTGATCGTTTGATCAGTATTGTGTTGCCAAGGATTAAAGACTTTAGGGGTTTGTCTCCAAAGTCTTTCGATGGGCGTGGAAATTATACGCTCGGTATTACAGAGCAAACGGTTTTTCCCGAAATAGATTTGGACCGTGTAGAATTTATCCAAGGAATGGATATTACATTTGTGATCACTGGTAATTCGGATGAGCAGTCTCGTGATTTTTTGAAGTTTTTAGGTATGCCACTTAGATCAGAATAA
- the rplX gene encoding 50S ribosomal protein L24, translated as MHVRTNDLVIVTSGNEAGKTGKIIKILREKERVIIKGVKLVYKHTKPSQKNPQGGRMQKEASIPVANVLPVCQNKSCKKNGKGVRIRKKLLENGSKIRICVHCGLELLGSD; from the coding sequence ATGCACGTTCGTACGAATGACTTGGTAATTGTTACTTCTGGTAATGAAGCGGGGAAAACAGGTAAAATTATAAAGATACTGCGAGAAAAAGAGCGAGTCATTATAAAAGGTGTTAAGCTTGTCTACAAACATACAAAGCCAAGCCAAAAGAACCCGCAAGGTGGAAGAATGCAAAAGGAGGCTTCAATTCCTGTAGCAAATGTGCTTCCCGTTTGTCAGAATAAAAGCTGTAAGAAGAACGGTAAAGGAGTAAGAATTAGAAAAAAGTTGTTAGAAAATGGCAGTAAGATACGTATATGTGTTCATTGTGGGCTAGAATTATTAGGGAGTGATTGA
- the rplN gene encoding 50S ribosomal protein L14: MIMEQTKLDVADNSGAKKAKCIKVLGGTSRKYASVGDIIVVSVKKSIPGGVVKKGEVVKGVIVRTKNKVRREDGSYLRFDKNAIVIVDNDGNPKGTRIFGAVARELRQKNFMKIISLAAEVV; encoded by the coding sequence ATGATAATGGAGCAGACAAAGCTAGATGTTGCTGACAATAGTGGCGCTAAGAAAGCAAAATGTATAAAGGTATTGGGTGGTACAAGCAGGAAATATGCATCGGTTGGCGATATTATCGTGGTATCGGTTAAAAAATCAATTCCTGGTGGAGTAGTGAAGAAGGGGGAAGTGGTAAAAGGGGTTATTGTCAGGACAAAGAATAAAGTGCGAAGAGAGGATGGTTCCTATTTGAGATTTGACAAAAATGCAATCGTAATTGTCGATAATGATGGTAATCCAAAGGGAACTCGTATTTTTGGCGCAGTTGCCAGAGAGTTGCGGCAGAAAAATTTTATGAAAATAATTTCCCTAGCTGCAGAAGTAGTTTAA
- the rpsQ gene encoding 30S ribosomal protein S17 — protein sequence MQKTVVVEVRRLVKHRKYGKYIKRSTIYKTHDENALAKVGDKVEIIGTKPLSKTKFTKITKVIEKAKT from the coding sequence ATGCAGAAAACGGTTGTCGTTGAAGTCAGACGATTGGTAAAACATAGAAAATACGGAAAGTATATAAAAAGGTCTACTATTTATAAGACTCACGATGAGAATGCACTTGCGAAAGTGGGAGATAAGGTTGAAATAATTGGTACAAAACCGTTAAGCAAAACGAAGTTTACAAAAATAACGAAGGTGATAGAAAAGGCAAAAACATAG
- the rpmC gene encoding 50S ribosomal protein L29 — MNPVEIRDKSKQEIVDEIEACRRELLNIQIQWQSGESKSTTQKSRVRKNVARMRTILREMDLGINVNLKLKEDIS; from the coding sequence TTGAACCCGGTAGAAATTAGAGATAAATCCAAACAGGAAATTGTTGACGAAATTGAAGCGTGTAGGCGTGAGCTGTTGAATATTCAGATTCAATGGCAATCAGGAGAAAGTAAGAGTACTACGCAAAAAAGTAGAGTAAGAAAGAATGTGGCGAGAATGAGAACAATCCTTAGAGAGATGGATCTAGGTATTAACGTAAATCTCAAACTGAAGGAGGATATCTCGTGA
- the rplP gene encoding 50S ribosomal protein L16 — MRLMPKRVKYRKSQRQKIKGNATRGNTVAFGEFGLQSLEPGWITAQQIEAGRIAAAHSLPREGKLTIRIFPHKSVSSKPIETRMGKGKGEPDVWVAVVKPGTMLYELNGVPLDIAKSTFNKMAHKMPVKVRLVQRRKTF, encoded by the coding sequence ATGCGACTAATGCCAAAGAGAGTAAAATACAGGAAGTCGCAACGCCAGAAAATTAAGGGAAATGCAACGAGAGGGAATACTGTTGCGTTTGGCGAGTTTGGTCTACAGTCGTTGGAACCTGGTTGGATAACTGCACAGCAGATAGAAGCAGGAAGGATTGCTGCGGCGCATAGCCTTCCGAGGGAGGGGAAGCTAACTATACGAATTTTTCCTCACAAATCAGTCAGCTCGAAGCCTATAGAAACTCGTATGGGTAAAGGAAAGGGTGAGCCCGATGTATGGGTAGCGGTAGTAAAGCCAGGTACGATGCTTTATGAATTAAATGGGGTGCCTCTTGATATTGCAAAGAGTACGTTTAATAAGATGGCGCATAAGATGCCTGTAAAAGTGAGGCTTGTGCAAAGGAGAAAGACGTTTTGA